The DNA sequence TCGTCAGCTCGTACGCGGTGTGGGAGGCGGCCACGGAGGTGATCTCGGCGTGGTCGTAGGCGGGGGCGACCTCGACCAGGTCGGCGGAGACCAGGTGGCAGGAGGAGAGCCCGCGCAGGATCTCCAGCAGCTCGCGGGAGGTGAGGCCGCCGGCCTCGGGGGTGCCGGTGCCGGGGGCGTGCGCCGGGTCCAGGACGTCGATGTCGATGGAGATGTACAGCGGCCGGTCGCCGATGCGCTGCCGCAGCTGGTCGGCGATCTCGTCGACGCCGCGCCGCATGACGTCGGCGGAGGTGACGATGCCGAAGCCCATCTTCTCGTCGTCGGTCAGGTCCTGCTTGCCGTACAGCGGGCCGCGGGTGCCGACGTGGGAGAGGGCGGAGGTGTCGAGGATGCCCTCCTCGACGGCCCGGCGGAACGGGGTGCCGTGGGTGTACTCGGCGCCGAAGTAGGTGTCCCAGGTGTCCAGGTGCGCGTCGAAGTGGAGCAGGGCGACGGGCCCGTGCTTCTTGGCGACGGAACGCAGCAGCGGCAGGGCGATGGTGTGGTCGCCGCCGAGCGTCATGAGGCGTGCGCCGGTGCCCAGCAGGTCGTCGGCCGCACCCTCGATGGTCTCGACGGCCTCGTTGATGTTGAACGGGTTCGCCGCGATGTCCCCGGCGTCGGCGACCTGGGCGAGGGCGAACGGGGAGGCGTCCTGCGCCGGGTTGTACGGGCGCAGCAGCCGGGACGCCTCACGGATCGCGTTGCCGCCGAAACGGGCGCCGGGCCGGTAGGAGACCCCGGAGTCGAAGGGCACGCCGACCACGGCGACGTCGGTCCGGCCGACCTCGTCGAGCCGGGGCAGCCGGGCGAACGTCGCGGGCCCGGCGTAGCGCGGGACGCGGGAGGAGTCGATGGGGCCGCGCGGCG is a window from the Streptomyces sp. MMBL 11-1 genome containing:
- the speB gene encoding agmatinase, which codes for MSSTESPRGPIDSSRVPRYAGPATFARLPRLDEVGRTDVAVVGVPFDSGVSYRPGARFGGNAIREASRLLRPYNPAQDASPFALAQVADAGDIAANPFNINEAVETIEGAADDLLGTGARLMTLGGDHTIALPLLRSVAKKHGPVALLHFDAHLDTWDTYFGAEYTHGTPFRRAVEEGILDTSALSHVGTRGPLYGKQDLTDDEKMGFGIVTSADVMRRGVDEIADQLRQRIGDRPLYISIDIDVLDPAHAPGTGTPEAGGLTSRELLEILRGLSSCHLVSADLVEVAPAYDHAEITSVAASHTAYELTTIMSRQIAASRSPQGAEGAK